The stretch of DNA GGCTAGAACAAATTCGTATTAAGCCGAGTGAACGTGTTCAACAAATCATTGAAGAAAAAGGGGGGGCACGTCTTAAAGATGGTATTTTAGCAAAAGAACTTTTGCGTCGTCCAGAAATGACTTATGCGACGATTATAGACATTTTAGAAGAAATACACCAACTCCCTGCAGATGTTGAAGAACAAGTAGAGATTCAAACAAAATATGAAGGTTATATCAATAAATCATTACAACAAGTCGATAAAGTGAAACGAATGGAACAGAAAAAAATACCGGAAAATCTTGATTATAGTAAAATCGATAGTTTGGCGACTGAAGCACGTGAAAAATTAAGCGAAGTTAAGCCTTTAAATATTGCACAAGCTTCACGCATTTCTGGTGTCAACCCCGCAGACATCTCGATTTTATTAATCTATTTAGAACAAGGTAAAATTCAAAGGGTGAAATAAATGAGCGTAGAATGGCTAGCGACACAATTAAGTACGCATGGGATTGTATTATCAGCGCATCAAAAGCAACAATTTGAAAAGTACTATGAAATGCTTGTAGAATGGAATGAGAAAATTAATTTAACTAGCATTACTGAAAAGCATGAGGTATACTTAAAACATTTTTATGATTCAGTGGCGTCAAGTTTTTACTATGATTTTAATCGGACACTCCAGCTGTGCGATGTAGGGGCTGGGGCAGGTTTCCCTAGTATTCCTTTAAAAATTGTTTTCCCAGAAATTCATGTCACAATTGTTGATGCATTGAATAAGCGGATTCAATTTTTAAATCAATTGGCCGAAGCATTAGATTTGGAAGGTGTTCGTTTTGTACACGATCGAGCAGAAACATTTGCGAAAAAAGAAGACTACCGGGCGTCTTTTGATGTTGTAACAGCAAGGGCTGTTGCCCGTATGACCGTGCTGAGTGAGCTCTGTATACCGCTCGTTAAGAAGCAAGGGATGTTCATTGCTTTGAAAGCTTCAAAAGGTCAAGAAGAGCTTGAAGAAGCCCGTTTTGCAGTCGGCGTGCTCGGTGGTCGAATTCAACAAGTCAACACGTTTGAATTGCCTGAAGAAGCGGGTGAACGCCAAGTCATTTTGATAGAAAAACGAAGCCAAACACCCAAAAAATACCCTCGAAAACCAGGCACACCGAATAAGTCACCACTTGTTGAATAAAGAAGAGATTATGAAAGATTAAAGGGAGCGAATAGACATGAAGAAACCCTTTTCTAAGTTATTTGGTTTAAAAAATAAAGACGAACTATTAACAGTATCGGAAGAAGATAAAAAAGGTGTCGAGTCGATTAAGATTGAAAAAATAGTGCCCAATCGATATCAACCGCGTCAAACATTTGATACAGCTCGTATTGAAGAACTTGCAGAATCGATTCGTGCACATGGTTTATTACAACCGATTGTCGTGCGACCGATCGAAGAAAGCATGTATGAAATCATTGCGGGTGAACGACGTTTTCGAGCGTTACAGCTTAATCAGATGACCGAGGCAGAGGTGATTATCCGCCATTTAGATGACGAAGAAACAGCGGTGGTTGCATTAATTGAAAATATTCAACGTGAAAACTTATCTGCCATAGAGGAGGCAGAGGCATACAAAAAGTTACTTGCATTTGAAGGAATTACACAAGCAGAGTTAGCGAAGAGCGTAGGAAAGAGTCAAAGCTTTATTGCAAATAAATTAAGGTTGTTGAAACTGACACCTGTTGTTCTTGAAGCGGTGCGTGCACATCGTATTACAGAACGTCATGCACGGGCATTGGTGGGACAAACGCCTCAGTTTCAAGAAGAAATGCTCGAAGTGATCTTGAAAGAACAGTTGAATGTGAAGCAAACAGAGGAGCGGTTAAAGGAAAGTGTCGTCAAATTAAAGCAAGAGGAAAAAATCATTGCACATCCACCTGAATTTGCACAAGACGTTTCTGAAGCACGGGATATGATTGCGGATCGTTTATTAGAAATTCGTGCGAAGGGTATTCGTTATGAGCAAAGAGAAAAAGAGCACGCAGATTATGTTGAAATTCAAATCCGTTTATATCGAAAGTGAGTCATTTTAGATGCACATTAAAACCAATCTTTTATAAATGTAAGAGAGTTATTTTAAATATAGGGAATTAGGTGATGGGATATTGCTTAATTCTCTTTTTTATTAGATGAAATTAACGATAGACTGAGACGTATAAAAGTCAGTATGTAGAGGAATGATATGTAGACAACAAGGCATTCTAAGTGGCAATGTGAAAGTTTCATGATTATAAATCTAGGCGAGATGTCTGAAGAAAAGCTAAAGTCTATAATAAACAGACTTAACTTTAGAAGGGATTACTGTTTAACACACTCGCTGTCTGACTTCTCAATGTGTGTCGCTTTTGAGAAGTCGAGTCAGCTTTGTGGGTGGGGGCATATTATGAAATCTTTGTGGTGTACTATATTTCTATATGACTCCCGACAATCCAATTGTGTTTCCTTAACATGGCCTTTTTAATCAAACATAATTAATTTGAGACAAGACCTAGCCAAGTGAGACAAAGAGGTCAATCATCAACTCAAGCTCAGAGAAGGATCACGAACATCAATATGCGTTTTCTCTTATTTTATTAAATTGATATTGCAGTCTCAATTCCTATAATATCCCACGTGCGGCTTCGAGGGTTCCTTGTGTCAATTCATGGCCATTCACCCAGTACGTAGTTACATCTGCGCCACGTGATTCAAAAATAGATTTGACATATTCACTCGCTTCTACTGGAACGAGAGGATCATTTTTACCCATGGACAGGTAGACTGCCTTCTCACTTAAATCAAGGTCAGGTGAGACATCTAATGGGTAAAGTGGGGCAAATAATAATCCTTTTTTATAAGGCATGTCTTTATTCAACATTAAGCTAATGGCCATATTTGAACCATTTGAAAATCCAACTAAAATGACATTTTCCAAATCGAAGTGGTATTTTTTAGCGGCACTCTCGAGAAATTCATGAAGTTCTGTTGTACGGAACTTCAAATCTTCTATATCATATTGTCCTTCACCATGACGTTTGAAGAAACGATTCATCCCATTTTCTGAAATATTACCACGTACACCTAACGCGTTATAGGAAGGGTCTAATAATTCAGCAACAGGAATTAAATCATGTTCATTGCCACCTGTCCCATGTAATAAGACAAATGTCGGTTTTGATGCTTCACCTTGTTTAAAAATATGTTCCATTATTGTTCACCTCTTTATTACTTTATCGGGGTCTTTGAATTGTAAAAAATTCTCCTAATGTTGCATAATCATCTCCTGCCAGTCGACTGACTGCTTTGATTTTGCCTACTTCAATATACCCTTGTGCGTCATCATATAAAGCATCATCAATCAATACTTTTTGAATTTTTAAAAGTACCAAATCATTAACTATTTCACCGTCATCATTTTTAATCGTCACATGTTGATGCAGGGTTACTTCAAAACGAATAGGACTTTCGCATAAACTAGGGACAGAAACAGTGTCTGAAGCTGTCGTTGTAAATTGAGTATGTGACAATTCACTTTCATCTGGTGGTAACGGTGCAGCAGTTTGATTGGCATCATTGACATTGTCTTTTGTTACGACATGAACGACTGCTTCTTTTGTAGTTAAAAGGTTGCGTGCAGTGTCTTTCAACTTCCCATCTTTACGTCCGATAGAAATCGAAAGTAGGGCAGGTTCAGCTGAGATGATATTGAAAAAACTGAAGGGGGCAACATTGACAACCCCCGCCTCAGACTGACTACTGACGAGCGCGATAGGTCGAGGTACGACAGATCCGATTAAAAGTTTGTACATTTGTTGTTGAGAGATGTCTGATGCGTAAAAAGCGTACATGATTAACCTCCAACCTTTATTTTGAATGACGTGTTGTATTGAATGGACGCACTTCAGATTCGATATATTCTCTTTGATCTTCTAAAAATGGTGGTAGTGATAAAGATTCGCCTAAAGTTTCATATGGTTCATCTTCCATGAAACCAGGACCGTCAGTTGAAAGCTCGATAAGAATATGACCGATACGTGTGTAAAGTGCTTTGAAGTAAAAACGGTCGATTAAACCGGAACTTCTAACACCCAATTCATTATATCTTTCAAGCCATTGTTCGATAGCTTCATCGTTTTCAAGACGGAAAGACACGTGGTGGATTTGACCGTACCCTGGACGGCTTTCATTTGTTTCATCTTTACGTAAGATGACTTGTCCTCCGTTCCCTCCTTTACCAACTTCTAGGAGTGTTACGTTATCTTCTTCTTTAATCGGTTTCATGTCATAAAGATCGATTAAAGTTTTTTTGAAATCATCATAATAGCTTACCGTAATTTCAATTGGACCTAGACCATAAATTGCTTTGTCTTCAGGGACAGGGCCGTTTTTCCAAGGAATACCTGGTTCAACTCCTGTATTATTTTCGTCAGAGAAGAGTTGGTATTTTTGACCATCCTCTTCTTCAAAACGAAGCACTTTTGTACCAAACACAGTATCAATTTCATCATGTTTGACACCGAATTCATCAAAACGTGCTTTATAATATTCAAGAGCTGCATCATTAGGTACACGTAAACCTGCACGACTAATTGAGTTTGTTCCTGATGCGCCTTTTGGATTATTTGGGAAATCGAAGAATGTCATATCAGTGCCAGCATTCCCTTCGTCATCTGCAAAAAATGTGTGGTATGTGTAAATATCGTCTTGATTGACTGTTTTTTTCACAAGTCGCATACCGAGCACTTCAGTGAAGAAATGGTAGTTCCGTTCTGCATTATCTGTCATTGCTGTTACGTGGTGAATCCCTTTTAATGGATGTTGTATCATTTTAAAAACCCCTTTATTAATTAATTATCTCTAATTCGAACTAAATAGAGTGTGAAAGAAAAGTACATGCGTTCAAGTTAGTCTTGAGGTGCTGTACTTAATTTTTTTAGTGTCGTTTGCAATGCATATAATTCGTCGTTTGTAAGTTCTGAAAATGCTTGTTCAATGGCTTTTGTGTGTTCTGGGAAGATATTTTCCATGAGTTGTTGGCCTTGATCAGTTAACGAAATATAGCTGACACGCCGATCCTTTTTGCATTGGCGACGTTTCAAATATCCTTTTTCTTCTAATGAGTTAATCACGTAGGTCGTACTGCTACTGGCAATTAAGATGCGCTCTTGAATACGTTGAATAGTGTGCTCGCCTTTATTGTATAAAAGTTCTAATACTGCAAATGCAGTGACGCTCAGCCCATATGATTTTACGTCTTTACGTATCAATTTGTCTAACATATCATTGGTGCGTT from Staphylococcus lutrae encodes:
- the mhqD gene encoding methylhydroquinone degradation carboxylesterase MhqD, with the protein product MEHIFKQGEASKPTFVLLHGTGGNEHDLIPVAELLDPSYNALGVRGNISENGMNRFFKRHGEGQYDIEDLKFRTTELHEFLESAAKKYHFDLENVILVGFSNGSNMAISLMLNKDMPYKKGLLFAPLYPLDVSPDLDLSEKAVYLSMGKNDPLVPVEASEYVKSIFESRGADVTTYWVNGHELTQGTLEAARGIL
- a CDS encoding flavin reductase family protein, which encodes MYAFYASDISQQQMYKLLIGSVVPRPIALVSSQSEAGVVNVAPFSFFNIISAEPALLSISIGRKDGKLKDTARNLLTTKEAVVHVVTKDNVNDANQTAAPLPPDESELSHTQFTTTASDTVSVPSLCESPIRFEVTLHQHVTIKNDDGEIVNDLVLLKIQKVLIDDALYDDAQGYIEVGKIKAVSRLAGDDYATLGEFFTIQRPR
- a CDS encoding ParB/RepB/Spo0J family partition protein codes for the protein MKKPFSKLFGLKNKDELLTVSEEDKKGVESIKIEKIVPNRYQPRQTFDTARIEELAESIRAHGLLQPIVVRPIEESMYEIIAGERRFRALQLNQMTEAEVIIRHLDDEETAVVALIENIQRENLSAIEEAEAYKKLLAFEGITQAELAKSVGKSQSFIANKLRLLKLTPVVLEAVRAHRITERHARALVGQTPQFQEEMLEVILKEQLNVKQTEERLKESVVKLKQEEKIIAHPPEFAQDVSEARDMIADRLLEIRAKGIRYEQREKEHADYVEIQIRLYRK
- the rsmG gene encoding 16S rRNA (guanine(527)-N(7))-methyltransferase RsmG — translated: MSVEWLATQLSTHGIVLSAHQKQQFEKYYEMLVEWNEKINLTSITEKHEVYLKHFYDSVASSFYYDFNRTLQLCDVGAGAGFPSIPLKIVFPEIHVTIVDALNKRIQFLNQLAEALDLEGVRFVHDRAETFAKKEDYRASFDVVTARAVARMTVLSELCIPLVKKQGMFIALKASKGQEELEEARFAVGVLGGRIQQVNTFELPEEAGERQVILIEKRSQTPKKYPRKPGTPNKSPLVE
- a CDS encoding MarR family winged helix-turn-helix transcriptional regulator, giving the protein MQRSEIALKTLIGIKRTNDMLDKLIRKDVKSYGLSVTAFAVLELLYNKGEHTIQRIQERILIASSSTTYVINSLEEKGYLKRRQCKKDRRVSYISLTDQGQQLMENIFPEHTKAIEQAFSELTNDELYALQTTLKKLSTAPQD
- a CDS encoding ring-cleaving dioxygenase, with the translated sequence MIQHPLKGIHHVTAMTDNAERNYHFFTEVLGMRLVKKTVNQDDIYTYHTFFADDEGNAGTDMTFFDFPNNPKGASGTNSISRAGLRVPNDAALEYYKARFDEFGVKHDEIDTVFGTKVLRFEEEDGQKYQLFSDENNTGVEPGIPWKNGPVPEDKAIYGLGPIEITVSYYDDFKKTLIDLYDMKPIKEEDNVTLLEVGKGGNGGQVILRKDETNESRPGYGQIHHVSFRLENDEAIEQWLERYNELGVRSSGLIDRFYFKALYTRIGHILIELSTDGPGFMEDEPYETLGESLSLPPFLEDQREYIESEVRPFNTTRHSK